AATTTTTTTCCATTGATTTGAGCCGGCCAAGACAATTCAATATTGAAAGGATAAATCGATGTTGTAGGAAGAACATAAAATTCATACGTTTGCATAAACTGACGCATCTTCTCAAAAATTTGACCTTTTTTACGCTGCATTTGGACAATATGGTCTACATTAAAACTTTGCATAAGTCGAAACTCCTCTAGAACCTCATGCTTGATTTGGTTCTTATGGGCCTCATTCTGCATCAGCTCATAATAGGTGGCCCCATATATCATAGCGCGCTCACAACGAAATGCATCATCAATATCATTAAGAAAATCCGGATCAATCTCCTCTACAACACAACCTAGTTCTTCAAACACCTTAGTTTGATTTTGGACTATTTTTTTAATCTCTGGATCTTGCAACTCCCCACAGATATTTTTAAACATTGCCAAGCGGGTTCCTTTAAAATCTCGTAATAACGACTTGGAAAAAATAGTTTGTTCTTGCTCTATTGCAATTGGAATTCTATCAGTGGGCCCACTAATGACACCCATAAGCAAAGCCAAATCGGCAATACTTCGTGCCATCGGCCCTTCTACTGACAAGGTTGACCAGGGTAATTTATTTGGGGCAGATGGTACTCGCCCGGGCGAAGGGCGCAATCCTACAACATTATTCCAGGCAGCAGGATTGCGTAATGAACCACCCATATCTCCCCCGCATGATAAAGGATTCATACCACAAGCCAAGGATACAGCGGCTCCCCCACTGCTTCCTCCTGCGCTCTTACTTAAATCCCATGGATTGGCAGTAGCTCCAAATACTTTATTATAAGTATGAGAGCCTGCAGCAAATTCAGGAGAATTTGTTTTTCCTATTAGTATGGAGCCAGCAGCGGCCGTCCGCTCAACAATCAAAGCGTCAAAATCAGGAATATTATTTGTAAAAATTGGAGAACCATAAGTAGTGCGAATATTTTTGGTAGGTGTCATATCTTTGTGGCTTAATGGTAGGCCATGCAACGGCCCAAGCCAAGTTCCTTTTTTCCAAAGTTTATCAGCAAGCTTTGCCTGCTTTAAAAGCTCCTCTTCATTTAACAGGATAACAATAGCATTTACAAAAGAATTAATTCGCTTAATTTGATCAAGATGTGCCAACATAATTTCATGAGCAGAAATTTCCTTTTTTCTAATTAAATGAACAAGCTTGGTTGCATCGAAAAAACAAAGTTCATTTGAATTGCTCATCATTCACCATTAGTAATTTATTTTCAAGTTTCAGAACCTGCTTATTAATACGTGTAGACAATTTTATATTTTTTAATTTTAGTCTAAATCCATAAATATTTCTTAAATACCTCAATTTGCTACATCATCTAAATCTAATGACATGGAATAATGAGATCAATTTAAGGTAAAATCGTTCTTCATTACTTTAATCTTCTTTCTATCATGAATTGAAAGAATTAGATTATCCATCTTTCATTAAGGTGATTTTCGTCATAGATACTTATGAGTTATTGTATGGAAAATAGGAAAAAGCGAGTTGTTGTCGCAACCGCAGGAACTTTTCTGGAATGGGCTGAATTTACTTATTACGCCTATATTGCAAATATTATCTCATCATTGTTTTTCCCAAAATTGGGAAATCATCTGGGTCTGATAGCAACCTATTCTGTTTTCGCTCTCAGTTATTTTTTTCGTCCCTTAGGAGCCCTCTTTTTTGGATATCTTGGAGACAAAATGGGACGTCGCGTTGCCTTGCAATCTTCCATTATGCTGATGGGCTTATCTTCACTGTTCATCGGTTGTCTTCCAGCTTACAATAGTATTGGTATCCTGGCCCCAATTCTTTTGCTGATATTCCGTTGTGTCCAAGGCTTTGCCGTGTCTGGTGAATTTAATGGCAGCGCGATCTATCTGATTGAACACGATTCAGAAAAACCATGCCAGGCAGGTAGCTGGACCGGATTTGCGTCAGCATTGGGCATGATGTTTGGCGGATTGATGTCTACTTTAATTTACTTACCTCGCATGCCCGAATGGGCATGGCGAATCCCTTTCCTGTTAGGAACTTTGTCCTGTTTTTGTGCGATGTATTTTCGTAAAAATTTGAGTGAGTCACCGCCCTACCTCACAATAAGCAAAGAAAAATTATCAAATCCACTGAAAATTTTATTTGAAAATTATAAAAAACAATTAATTAAATCAGTATTATTAGTAGCTGCATTAGGTGTTTATATCTACATTATGAATGTTTATTATGCCTCTCATTTAGCAAAATACACCTCCTTGTTAGAAGCTCAGACCAAATTCGTTGTGACCTTGGGGCAAGGATTGGTTGTCCTATTCATTGTTTTAACAGGAATGTATGCGGATCGAACTGACGAACAGCGTATTATAAAAATCGGTTTATGGGGATATTTTATTGCGGCTCCTATAGCTTACCTGACCCCTCAAACGAATTCTTTTGTATTAATTCTCTTATCACAAATTCCCTATGCACTATGCAATGCGCTGGTCGGTACACCAATTTTCAAACTATTGAATGATTTTTTTCCAACTCAGATTCGATACAGCGGTGTTTCTATAGCATGGGGTATAAGCATGGCTCTTTTTGGAGGAACAGCGCCATTGGTTGCCAATTATTTGCAGTATTCATTCAAATTAGCCACTGCACCAATATTCTATATACTTTTATCAGCCAGTGTTGCCTTGCTCGTTCTGCATGATAAAAAGAGTTACAAGATTGTCCCGATAAAATTAAGATCAGATAATTTAATAAAATCAGCCGTTGCAAGAACATCTCAGTGCAAACATCCAGGCAATTGGTGACGATTACTTCTTAATAGGTTCCATTATTCGATTCATCATGGTTCAGCTTAAGAGCTTTCTTTCGATTGTCTTCTCTTTTCGTGCCAGATTTCAAAGGCATTATAGACTGTAGGCACAACAAACATATTTAAAACCGTTGAAGTTAATAACCCTCCCAATAACACTTGTGCCAAAGGACGTTGAAGTTCTTTACCAGCAGGAGACCCCCACAATAGGGGTATTAAAGCCAGAGCCGCTGTCGCTGCTGTCATTAATACGGGTACCAGTCGATCAAGAGTTCCCTGGATAACTACTTGTTCACGTCCCCGGCCAAGAGAGCGCAATTGATTATAGTGGCTCACTAAAATGATCCCATTACGTGCCGCAATTCCAAACAGAGTAATAAACCCAATCATGGCAGCGACACTCATGTCACCACTGGCAAGGAATAAAGAAACCACTCCACCAATCAATGCCAAGGGTAAGTTGAACATAACCAACAATGCTTCACGAAATGTGCCGAAAGCCTTATGAAGAAGCAC
Above is a genomic segment from Legionella pneumophila subsp. pascullei containing:
- a CDS encoding MFS transporter, whose amino-acid sequence is MENRKKRVVVATAGTFLEWAEFTYYAYIANIISSLFFPKLGNHLGLIATYSVFALSYFFRPLGALFFGYLGDKMGRRVALQSSIMLMGLSSLFIGCLPAYNSIGILAPILLLIFRCVQGFAVSGEFNGSAIYLIEHDSEKPCQAGSWTGFASALGMMFGGLMSTLIYLPRMPEWAWRIPFLLGTLSCFCAMYFRKNLSESPPYLTISKEKLSNPLKILFENYKKQLIKSVLLVAALGVYIYIMNVYYASHLAKYTSLLEAQTKFVVTLGQGLVVLFIVLTGMYADRTDEQRIIKIGLWGYFIAAPIAYLTPQTNSFVLILLSQIPYALCNALVGTPIFKLLNDFFPTQIRYSGVSIAWGISMALFGGTAPLVANYLQYSFKLATAPIFYILLSASVALLVLHDKKSYKIVPIKLRSDNLIKSAVARTSQCKHPGNW
- a CDS encoding amidase; amino-acid sequence: MMSNSNELCFFDATKLVHLIRKKEISAHEIMLAHLDQIKRINSFVNAIVILLNEEELLKQAKLADKLWKKGTWLGPLHGLPLSHKDMTPTKNIRTTYGSPIFTNNIPDFDALIVERTAAAGSILIGKTNSPEFAAGSHTYNKVFGATANPWDLSKSAGGSSGGAAVSLACGMNPLSCGGDMGGSLRNPAAWNNVVGLRPSPGRVPSAPNKLPWSTLSVEGPMARSIADLALLMGVISGPTDRIPIAIEQEQTIFSKSLLRDFKGTRLAMFKNICGELQDPEIKKIVQNQTKVFEELGCVVEEIDPDFLNDIDDAFRCERAMIYGATYYELMQNEAHKNQIKHEVLEEFRLMQSFNVDHIVQMQRKKGQIFEKMRQFMQTYEFYVLPTTSIYPFNIELSWPAQINGKKLDSYLDWMKICWCITITEHPSLSIPCGFGENNMPVGMQIVGRWHDDFGVLQLGYAYEALTQFAKRRPPLCS